In Rhodothermales bacterium, a genomic segment contains:
- the lepB gene encoding signal peptidase I yields the protein MVDATPPPLAAEPTPATPPERPSRLRPWVIVVAAALVAALGIRLFAAEAFRIPTASMERNLLVGDFLLVSKLHYGPRTPVTVGLPFTDRYVRGLTLPSVRLPGFAEVERGDVVVFNHPTEHGPVDRRTHFIKRVVGLPGDTVAVVEKDVRVNGEPLPLGPEMQFDWLVALDRSVPFSLGAFRELGVRSPAAREGDGMWRVRMTLPEAETVATWPAVVDVRPAVATRTEMLFPFGTRQTLDDYGPVVVPKRGQTVRLDAATWPAVRDVVERYEGHAARRFADGRYEIDGAITDTYTFEQDYYFVLGDNRDDSSDSRRWGFVPHSHLVGKAVLVYFSWDAAEGRPRFGRLFRPIR from the coding sequence TTGGTCGACGCCACACCACCGCCGCTTGCTGCCGAGCCCACCCCGGCGACGCCCCCTGAACGGCCGAGCCGGCTCCGGCCGTGGGTGATCGTCGTGGCGGCCGCGCTCGTGGCGGCGCTCGGCATCCGGCTCTTCGCGGCCGAGGCCTTCCGCATCCCCACGGCGTCGATGGAGCGGAACCTCCTCGTCGGCGACTTCCTGCTCGTCTCGAAGTTGCACTACGGCCCGCGCACGCCCGTTACGGTCGGGCTCCCGTTCACGGATCGCTACGTGCGCGGGCTCACGCTCCCTTCGGTCCGGCTACCTGGCTTCGCCGAGGTCGAGCGCGGCGACGTCGTCGTGTTCAACCACCCGACAGAGCATGGGCCGGTGGACCGGCGGACGCACTTCATCAAGCGCGTCGTCGGGCTGCCGGGCGACACGGTCGCCGTCGTCGAGAAAGACGTGCGCGTCAACGGGGAGCCGCTCCCGCTCGGGCCGGAGATGCAGTTCGACTGGCTCGTCGCGCTCGATCGGTCCGTTCCGTTCTCGCTCGGCGCGTTCCGCGAGCTCGGCGTGCGGTCGCCCGCCGCGCGCGAGGGGGACGGCATGTGGCGCGTGCGGATGACACTGCCCGAAGCCGAGACGGTCGCGACGTGGCCGGCGGTGGTGGACGTTCGGCCGGCCGTCGCAACGCGGACGGAGATGCTGTTCCCGTTCGGCACCCGGCAGACGCTCGACGACTACGGCCCCGTCGTCGTCCCGAAGCGGGGCCAGACGGTCCGGCTCGACGCGGCGACGTGGCCCGCCGTCCGCGACGTGGTCGAGCGCTACGAGGGCCACGCTGCGCGCCGCTTCGCCGATGGTCGCTACGAGATCGACGGCGCGATCACCGACACGTACACCTTCGAGCAGGACTACTACTTCGTCCTCGGCGACAACCGCGACGACTCCTCCGACAGCCGGCGCTGGGGCTTCGTCCCGCACAGCCATCTCGTCGGGAAAGCCGTGCTCGTCTACTTCTCGTGGGACGCCGCCGAGGGGCGTCCGCGCTTCGGCCGGCTCTTCCGGCCGATCCGATAG
- a CDS encoding J domain-containing protein, translated as MPPIPDYYKTLGVGEDASQAEIKKAYRKLARDHHPDRNPDNPDAEERFKKIQEAYDTLGDEAKRKQFDQMRRDPFAGRDFRGFGGGDPSGGRFYRTPDGTYVRVESTGFGPDEGYQFADEGPSGLGGLGDLFGQFFGGGGGRGPAGAASGQRRPPREAPRGGDIETRLSISFDEALNGGKTEVSLPDGEKVRITIPKGVEDGRKVRLRGRGQPGPTGQRGDLYLTFEVKPSPRFRREGNDLTTTETINVAEAMLGTTRAITTAYGSTVKVTIPPGTQPGERLRLRGQGVKSDDGAGALYVEIAVTVPSSLSDEARLRAWAEAEGLLEPAASPS; from the coding sequence ATGCCTCCGATTCCCGACTATTACAAGACCCTCGGCGTCGGCGAAGACGCCTCGCAGGCCGAGATCAAAAAGGCCTACCGCAAGCTCGCCCGCGATCATCACCCCGACCGGAACCCCGACAATCCGGACGCCGAGGAGCGCTTCAAAAAGATTCAGGAGGCGTACGACACCCTCGGCGACGAGGCCAAGCGGAAGCAGTTCGACCAGATGCGCCGCGACCCCTTCGCCGGGCGCGACTTCCGCGGCTTCGGCGGCGGCGATCCGTCGGGCGGCCGGTTCTACCGCACGCCGGACGGCACGTACGTCCGCGTCGAGTCGACGGGCTTCGGGCCGGACGAGGGGTACCAGTTCGCCGACGAAGGCCCGAGCGGGCTCGGCGGCCTCGGCGACCTCTTCGGGCAGTTCTTCGGCGGCGGCGGAGGACGTGGGCCGGCGGGAGCAGCTTCGGGCCAGCGCCGGCCGCCGCGCGAAGCGCCGCGCGGTGGCGACATCGAAACGCGGCTTTCGATCTCGTTCGACGAGGCGCTTAACGGAGGCAAAACCGAAGTCAGCCTGCCTGACGGCGAGAAGGTCCGCATCACGATTCCGAAAGGCGTTGAGGACGGGCGGAAGGTGCGCCTGCGCGGACGCGGCCAACCCGGCCCGACGGGCCAGCGCGGCGACCTGTACCTCACGTTCGAGGTGAAGCCCAGCCCTCGCTTCCGCCGCGAGGGCAACGACCTCACGACGACCGAGACCATCAACGTCGCCGAAGCCATGCTCGGCACGACGCGGGCGATCACGACGGCGTACGGCAGCACGGTCAAGGTCACGATCCCGCCCGGCACGCAGCCCGGCGAGCGGCTCCGCCTCCGTGGGCAGGGCGTCAAGAGCGACGACGGCGCGGGCGCGCTCTACGTCGAGATCGCCGTCACGGTCCCGTCATCGCTGTCGGACGAGGCGAGGCTGCGGGCGTGGGCCGAGGCGGAGGGACTGTTGGAGCCGGCCGCGTCCCCGTCGTAA
- a CDS encoding site-2 protease family protein translates to MRGSLSIGRIAGIDLFLHWTFVLLLAGAFVFYLFSGSTLAIAFAGLGLILAVFACVVLHELGHALMARRFDVPTRDITLYPIGGVARLQRIPDEPKLELFVAGAGPAVNVVIALVLLVALVATGQPLAPGPGLAAPAERFLQNMMWINAVLVVFNLLPAFPMDGGRVLRALLAFRLDYVRATQIAAGVGQAMAFVFGLVAIFGGFNPFLLIIALFVYFGAQQEASFAMMRTAIEGLPVRQAMITQFNPLHPWDMLDEAVRLLLAGAEQDFAVVDDGKVVGVLTRKRLMQALAEGERSVRVQQVMEKACRPVGEGEMLDGAFRRMQEEECALLPVMRDGRLVGLLTAENVGELVMVASSLRKKTGGSDLRGLLASMRSG, encoded by the coding sequence ATGCGCGGATCGCTCTCCATCGGTCGGATCGCCGGGATCGACCTCTTTTTGCACTGGACGTTCGTGCTGCTCCTCGCGGGCGCGTTCGTGTTCTACCTCTTCAGCGGGAGCACGCTCGCGATTGCCTTCGCTGGGCTCGGCCTGATCCTCGCCGTGTTCGCGTGCGTCGTCCTACACGAGCTCGGCCACGCGCTCATGGCCCGCCGCTTCGACGTGCCGACGCGCGACATCACGCTCTACCCGATCGGCGGTGTCGCCCGGCTCCAGCGGATTCCCGACGAGCCGAAGCTGGAACTGTTCGTCGCGGGGGCCGGGCCGGCCGTCAACGTGGTGATCGCCCTCGTGCTCCTCGTCGCGCTCGTCGCCACGGGGCAGCCGCTCGCGCCGGGACCGGGGCTGGCCGCGCCGGCGGAGCGGTTTCTCCAGAACATGATGTGGATCAACGCGGTCCTCGTCGTCTTCAACCTGCTGCCGGCGTTCCCGATGGACGGCGGGCGCGTCCTCCGCGCCCTCCTCGCGTTTCGGCTCGACTACGTCCGCGCGACGCAGATCGCGGCGGGCGTCGGGCAGGCGATGGCGTTCGTGTTCGGGCTCGTCGCCATCTTCGGCGGGTTCAACCCGTTCCTGCTCATCATCGCGCTCTTCGTCTACTTCGGCGCGCAGCAGGAGGCCAGCTTCGCGATGATGCGGACGGCGATCGAGGGCTTGCCCGTGCGACAGGCGATGATCACGCAGTTCAACCCGCTCCACCCGTGGGACATGCTCGACGAGGCCGTCCGCCTGCTCCTCGCCGGGGCCGAGCAGGACTTCGCCGTCGTGGACGACGGGAAGGTCGTCGGTGTGCTGACGCGGAAGCGGCTGATGCAGGCGCTCGCCGAGGGCGAGCGTTCCGTCCGCGTGCAGCAGGTGATGGAGAAGGCGTGCCGCCCGGTCGGGGAAGGGGAGATGCTCGACGGCGCGTTCCGCCGGATGCAGGAGGAGGAGTGCGCGCTCCTGCCCGTCATGCGCGACGGCCGGCTCGTCGGCCTGCTCACGGCGGAGAACGTCGGCGAGCTCGTCATGGTGGCGTCGTCGCTGCGAAAGAAAACGGGCGGCTCCGACCTCCGCGGCCTGCTCGCGTCGATGCGCTCGGGCTGA
- a CDS encoding aminopeptidase P family protein, with protein MIHPEVAALDRRFTADTYRARRDHLRDTLGGGLVLLPGTATVWRNADNPHPFRQSSHVLYYAGIARPGLFLLLDADAGTDTLFGPPDDFDDLVWHGPHPSREDLAAEAGIADVRDVDELKAVLAEAKRQGRTVHYPPAFMPGTLVALARLLGESVDAVEAGASEALMRAVGEQRAVKSDAEIAEIEAAVAVSAEMYAVAMRMTRPGLREVDVRAAMVHVALQRGLEMSFEPITSVRGEVLHNHASGNTLRDGQLFLLDSGVETPEGYASDITRTIPVSGRFSDEQRAIYEIVLRAEEDAIAAVRPGVNFRDLHLAAARTIADGLKGVGLMRGDVDDAVEAGAHALFFPHGLGHPIGLDTHDVQDLGDTYAYPADRPRSDQFGLGFLRFARDLAPGHVMTIEPGCYFIPPLIDRWRSEGRHTAFIDYDAVDRFRDFGGIRIEDDVLCTDDGPRVLGPGIPKSVGDVETAMAEPG; from the coding sequence ATGATCCACCCCGAAGTCGCTGCCCTCGACCGCCGCTTCACCGCCGACACGTACCGCGCCCGCCGCGACCACCTCCGCGACACGCTCGGCGGCGGGCTCGTCCTCCTGCCCGGCACGGCGACGGTGTGGCGGAACGCGGACAACCCGCACCCCTTCCGGCAGAGCTCGCACGTCCTCTACTACGCCGGCATCGCCCGCCCCGGTCTGTTCCTCCTGCTCGACGCCGACGCGGGGACCGACACCCTCTTCGGCCCGCCCGACGACTTCGACGACCTCGTCTGGCACGGCCCACACCCGTCCCGCGAAGACCTCGCCGCCGAGGCCGGTATCGCAGACGTGCGCGACGTGGACGAACTGAAGGCGGTGCTCGCCGAGGCGAAGCGGCAGGGGCGGACGGTCCACTACCCGCCGGCGTTCATGCCCGGTACGCTCGTCGCGCTCGCCCGGCTGCTCGGCGAGTCGGTGGACGCCGTGGAGGCGGGGGCGTCGGAGGCGTTGATGCGCGCGGTCGGCGAGCAGCGGGCGGTGAAGTCGGACGCCGAAATCGCGGAGATCGAAGCCGCCGTCGCCGTCTCGGCCGAGATGTATGCCGTGGCGATGCGGATGACGCGGCCGGGCCTGCGCGAGGTCGACGTCCGCGCGGCGATGGTACACGTCGCCCTCCAGCGCGGCCTCGAGATGTCGTTCGAGCCGATCACGTCGGTGCGTGGCGAGGTGCTCCACAACCACGCCAGCGGGAACACCCTCCGCGACGGCCAGCTGTTTCTGCTCGACTCGGGCGTGGAGACGCCCGAGGGCTACGCCTCCGACATCACGCGGACGATCCCCGTCAGCGGCCGGTTCAGCGACGAGCAGCGGGCGATCTACGAGATCGTGCTCCGCGCCGAAGAGGACGCCATCGCCGCCGTTCGGCCCGGCGTCAACTTCCGCGACCTCCACCTCGCCGCTGCCCGCACGATCGCCGACGGGCTGAAAGGGGTTGGGCTGATGCGGGGCGATGTGGACGACGCCGTCGAGGCCGGGGCGCACGCACTGTTCTTCCCGCACGGCCTCGGCCACCCCATCGGGCTCGACACCCACGACGTGCAGGACCTCGGCGACACCTACGCCTATCCTGCCGACCGGCCGCGCAGCGATCAGTTCGGGCTCGGCTTCCTCCGCTTCGCCCGCGACCTCGCCCCCGGCCACGTCATGACGATCGAGCCCGGCTGCTACTTCATCCCGCCGCTCATCGACCGGTGGCGCAGCGAGGGCCGCCACACCGCGTTCATCGACTACGACGCCGTCGACCGCTTCCGCGACTTCGGCGGGATTCGGATCGAGGACGACGTGCTGTGCACCGACGACGGGCCCCGCGTCCTCGGTCCCGGCATCCCGAAGTCGGTGGGGGACGTGGAGACGGCGATGGCCGAGCCGGGATAA